Proteins from a genomic interval of Lycium ferocissimum isolate CSIRO_LF1 chromosome 2, AGI_CSIRO_Lferr_CH_V1, whole genome shotgun sequence:
- the LOC132044646 gene encoding GDSL esterase/lipase At5g45960-like: MVLLRLETKMRCSCMFFRYSPFLILFIIITNISAQTRSLTKKNLLIRPFNNTISAFFVFGDSTVDSGNNNFISTVTKCNFHPYGRDFVNHIPTGRFTNGRLVTDFTASYIGVKEFVPPYLDPALSLEELMTGVSFASGGSGLDPLTAQISGVIPLEEQLEYFKEYKMRLENEIGEERTKLLISKAAFLISAGTNDLVISYFNTQFRKQFYTVSGYQQFMLQQMQQFLQDLIAEGARLVGIVGLPPIGCLPVVITTNTASNPLQPRQCIDSYSAVGKEYNFLLQNMLKNMNIHGVQLVYGDIYNPLYDMVQNPNKYGFDDVYTGCCGTGLFELALLCNPNSIVCGNASEFIFWDAVHPTQATYYNLFKSLRPTIDSILKQ; the protein is encoded by the exons ATGGTCCTTCTAAGATTGGAGACCAAAATGAGATGTTCTTGTATGTTTTTTCGATATTCTCCATTCCTTATTCTTTTCATCATCATTACTAACATCAGCGCTCAAACTCGATCATTAACAAAAAAGAACCTGCTAATTAGGCCTTTCAATAACACCATTTCAGCTTTCTTTGTGTTTGGAGACTCCACAGTTGACTCTggcaacaacaacttcataagCACTGTTACTAAGTGCAATTTTCATCCTTATGGAAGGGACTTTGTGAACCACATCCCCACTGGACGGTTCACCAATGGCCGCCTCGTCACTGATTTCACGG CATCTTATATAGGAGTGAAAGAATTCGTGCCACCATATTTGGATCCAGCACTTAGCTTGGAGGAGCTGATGACTGGCGTTAGTTTCGCCTCTGGTGGCTCTGGTCTCGACCCTCTCACAGCTCAAATAAGT GGTGTAATTCCACTGGAAGAGCAGCTAGAATATTTTAAAGAATACAAAATGAGGCTTGAAAATGAGATTGGAGAGGAAAGAACAAAATTGCTAATAAGCAAAGCAGCATTCTTGATAAGTGCTGGCACAAATGACCTTGTTATTAGTTATTTTAATACCCAATTTCGAAAACAGTTCTACACTGTCTCTGGCTACCAGCAGTTCATGCTGCAACAAATGCAACAGTTTCTTCAG GATTTAATCGCTGAGGGAGCTCGACTCGTCGGAATTGTAGGGTTACCGCCAATCGGGTGCTTACCGGTGGTCATCACCACGAACACGGCCAGCAACCCATTGCAACCCCGTCAATGTATTGACTCATACTCCGCCGTGGGAAAAGAGTATAAttttcttctccaaaatatgTTAAAGAATATGAATATTCATGGCGTGCAATTAGTGTATGGTGATATATACAATCCTTTATATGACATGGTACAAAATCCCAACAAGTATG GTTTTGATGATGTCTACACTGGCTGTTGTGGAACTGGGCTTTTCGAGCTTGCACTTTTGTGCAATCCAAATTCAATTGTTTGCGGTAATGCTTCGGAGTTTATTTTTTGGGACGCAGTGCATCCAACTCAAGCTACTTATTATAATTTGTTCAAGTCCTTGCGTCCCACCATTGATTCTATCCTCAAGCAATAA